TGATTTTCTTTCATCAAGCTGTCCATGCCTTGGTTAGAACTCACGTACACGGATGATGCAATTGCTATTACCATGGCAAAGGCTAATAGGGAGAGAGAGAAAACCAAACCGATGCACTTTGCTTTCCAGTTAGTCTTTTTCTTGATAGAAGCTTCAGCGTTTGTATTGTCTGCAATGTTGCTTGCACTCCTCTCAGTCAGCTTAACTCTGGCATCAGCTAGTTCCGCCCTGTTTGGCAGCTGTACTTCCTCGTACACTGGCAGTGTATAGTCCTCGTAGCAAGGGTTCTTTTCCATGTTGCAGTAATACCTCACAATTGCAGCTGTCTATATTAATTGTGCTGCTGATTCTATACTCTTCTTTCACTTACAGTTTTAATGAGTGCATGGTTGTGTGTAAGGAACAGTTGCTGGATAAATTGTTCACATTCTCCTGAATTAAAGCTACATGCACCTGGTATTTACTCTATACTCCCCCATTATTATACGTATATGCATTAAACAGCATAAAATTATCTTGCCAatgttgtaataattatgtcatactTGCCTTACCAtatattatttagaacacacctaggtGTTTAATCTGCGTGCCGAGAATTGACTCAGGTTACCGTGGTACCCGAGGCGCAGCTAAGTGCATTATGTAACGCATCACACATTAGTTTCTAGTATGGTAGATGAACTGTAATAGTCTTACTGCATCGTTTATTGATGGGTAGATGTGCATGCCATGGTGTGTTGCACAATACTTCTGATGTACAGAATCTGTTTGTACAGATAGTGGTCTTCCTTACACAGTGTTGGTAGAGGTTCACTGGATAGAGCTCGAGTTCAATCGAGGAATTAGAGAATTCACTGAAGGCTGAGGATTGGTTATAGTTTTGAATCTATCCTATAATTGATTCTACTCCCTGAGAATAGGCTCCTTCATAAGCTGCTTCTCATAGCATACCGGAGTTTCAATTGAATGCTCGTGTATCAATTAACTGAACGTAATTTCCTTTGAGTTGCGGTTCATATAAAATTAGCCCAACAAACGGCTGCATGTATGTGGTTAAAAGTACAGTCACTGCAGTTTTGAGCTACAATGTAATATTTTATATATAAGAGCAGATATTATAGTCCAGTAGCGGATCTATAGGATTCTTGAAAAGGGGGTTCCAGTAGCACAGGGTTTTAAGAGAGGCAAGACTCTTCCAATTtttcctaaaaaaaggtcgtcacttttcataaacagtcagcatgcgctGTGCTGAAGAGAACTTTTAGCCTGCACAGACAAGGactaaaggtaagtgagaagtgcatgtgaaaggtagtaagaaaggaacaacttgctaactagttgcttAAGCCTCCCACTCGCTTATGTGTCAGAGGGGGGTTCAATCGAACCCCCTCTGGATTCGCCACTGTAGCCACTGATGATTTTAATTAAAATGCTATACAGATCATTCTGAAAATTCTGTTGTTCAGCTAAACATGACAATAATGTTTGAAGTACTGGTAATGGCAACTACCTTAGCAACTAGTACAAACGTGAATGATAATGACTACTTCGGTCTAGTACTCACTGACCCATAACTGATTAAGCTGCTAGCGTTTGTAAATGTATAGTCTCAAACAATGTTCTGTGAGATGGGGCACCTCGTGACAACAAGTGTGCAGGTAAATGGAATGAAGGTTGATGATACATGTGCTCCTGAAATATGGGATGTAGTCAAACAATAACAGTCTACATTTGACCCAAACTGACGAAGAGTGCTAGTGTCCAAACGAAGTGCTGGTGGGTCATACTTACACGCCATGCTCAGTGTGTAGTAtccctgcatgtatatggcGTAGATAGAATCATAACAGCAGTTATTAATAAATAGCAAAGTTAACAACTTACTGATTTGTTCACTGGTAGGGATGGTGTTACACAGTCTTTCAAATACCCAGTACCTGATGTACCAGTGCAACTTCGTGTCTCCTGGATGCAGTTTTGGTAAAGGTTCACTGGAGAGTTGACTCGAGTGGTCAGAGAGCCCACTGAAGACTGTAGGCTGTTTAACAGTGCCATGTTTGCATTATTTGTCGTAGTAAGTGTGTTGATCAAACCAGCAGTTTCGGAATCCGTTTTTGTCTTGTTTAATTGCAACATAAGCTCTTGGTTTTCTTTCATCAAGTTGTCCATGCCTTGGTTAGAACTCACTAGAGCATATGCAGACAATGCAATTGCTGCTACCATGGCAATGGCTAACAGGGAGAGAACAACAACCAAAGCAATGTACTTAGCTTTCAAGTTAGGCTGGCTTATAGAAGTTGAACTTATTGACTCGTCAGCATTGGTATTCAAGTTCCTCTCACTCAGTTTAACTCTGATATAGGGTATGTCTCGCAGCAGTACTTCCTCGTACTCTGGCTCTGTATGGTTTTCGTAGCAAGTATTCTTTTGCATTTCGGAATTGCACAACTGTAGCAGCCTATTTCACTGTGCTGATTATATCACTATATACTCATCTCTTTCATTATAGGTGTAATGTTGTGACAGAGTGAGTTGTTATGTATCCAAATAGTTGATAGAGTTTTGTGTACTTAGATTTCTTGGTGCCGTCAAAAAGTACTGACCAGCAGTAGTAAATACTATAATTGCTATTACATTTGGTGTTCGCTGCACATGTCCCATATAGTATATTATAGTCTTCCCACTGTATGTACTGAACTTGTGATCACTACTAACAACCAAACCGATGCACTTAGGCTTCAAGTTAGTCTCTTTCTTGATAGAAGGTGCAATGTACATGTTTGTGTTATCTGCTGTATATGTTGCTCGAAATCCTATCAGTCCGAAATCAGTTTGTTTGACCTTATTATCTTCCATTTTGCAATCCTTGTATTGAGaatgggtggtgtgtgtgtatgctatGGGAACAGTTGCGGGGGTGTTGTTTGTCACTCAGAGTCTGTTGATTTTAGTATAGGATAAACTACACCAACGAGTAGAATATTTGAATAAGTGCGcttcttgtagattatgcttccatgtaagCTACTGTTTTCAGCCTATTGTTTTCAGCCTACAGATCAAAGTGTAGTCTAAAGCTGCATATGCACATTATTTGCTGTACTCTCCCATTAttactacatacatgtgtgcATTGACACACAGCACCCTTTGGAACAGCATCCTTTAGGCTTTCCTCCTGTTCTGTAACAACACTGCAATGATATTGTTATTGGTTTAATACCAATGGCCTTCCTTCTGTCCTGTGCATGGCAATACTCTACACGATGTTAGCTACATAATTTTTTTGAGCTATACTGAATTATGTGTATAGACTTTACATGCTCCATCTTGGTTTTTATCAGTCATATCATATGTGTTCGTAGtgctagtatatataatgaGAACGGTTCAATTTGGCTGCAGATAATTATCATTCTTGATATAATTTATCTACTAAACTTAGTAATGATAGCAGATATTTTTCAGTTATTGGCCGAGGTTCCATGGCAATGAACTGAAATGAACAGTACATAAATAAAAAAAAGATTGCAACTACTTTGGTCAAGTACTCACTGACCCATAACTAAATACTCTGTCagcgtttataattatattgtttagTTCAAACAATGTTCTGTGAGGTGGGGCACCTCGTGATGACAAGTGTGCAGGTAAATGTACGAAAGCTTGTTAATACATGTGCTCCTGTTGGTGCGGTATCAGCTGTAGCCACACAAAGACAGGCTACGTTTGACCCAGACTGATGAAGACCAGTAGTGTCCAAACTCCCTGATGATGGGTCATACTTACACGCCATGCTCAGTGTGTAGTATCCCTGTACACGGCATAGATATATGGTGTCATCATACAGCATGCATTCAGAAAAGGTAACAACTTACTGATTTGTTCACTGGTAGGGATGGTGTTGTACAGAATTTACGGTATGCAGAACCAGATTGTGTACTAGTACAGCTTTCTGTCTCCTGAGTGCAGTTTTGGTAGAGGTTCACTGGAGAGTTGACTCGAGTGGTCAGAGAGTTCACTGAAGACTGAAGGCTGCTAATTGCATTGACTGTAGTAACCACTTGTCCAGGGCTTAAACTGTTCAGTACACTCTCCAGGGTGCTCACTGAAGACTGCAGGCTGTTCAATTGAGTCGTAGTTGATTGATTGGTTGTGTTTAGAGAGCTCACTGAAGACTGCAGGCTGTTCAATTGAGTCACGGCTGCTCCATTGGTTCTGTTTAGAGAGCTCACTGAAGACTCAAGACTGTTTAATTCTGCCATGAAATTACTATTTGTTACATTCAAAGCATTCACTGAAGACAGTAGATTTCCCAACAGAGCCAGATTTGCAATACTAACCGTGTTCATGCCATCAGTTTCTATTTGTGAGAGAGTATAGTACGTTTAGATATTCATTAATTGTGCACCATCTGTTTTACTTTCTTCTTTTGTCTTATTTAATTGCATCTTTAGCTCTTGGAACTCCAGCATCACGCTGTCCATACCTTGGTTAGAAATCACTAGAGCATACACAGACAATGCAATAGCTGCTACCATGGTAATGGCCAACAGGGAGAGAACAATAACCAAACTGATGCACTTAGCTTTCAAGTTGGTCTCTTTCTTGATAGAGGTTGCTGCAGCGTTTGTGTTATCTGGGATGTTGCTTGCACTCCTCTCAGTCAGTTCAACTCTGACATCACATTGTTCGACCTTATCTCCCAGCTGTAATTCCTCGTATACTGGCAGTCTACTGTCCTCATAGAGAGGATTATCTTCCATTTTAAAATTGCACGATTGTAGCAGTGTTTCTTACTGTGCTGATTATATACTCATCTTGTGTATTATTTTCCCCGAAACAGTTGATGGTGTCGTGTATACCTATAGATTTCTTGGTGCCGTCAAAACTCCCAGACCAGCAGTGTCAGGGTTGATTTAGACCTTCATGTATACTGTTGTGTACTGCACGTGTCCAATATCAgtatgcctataattattatacttataattatactgtactgtactgaagGAACTGTGTTGGTTCAGTACTGTCCTCATAGCAATTAAGGGTTATTATATCCATTGAAATTGCCCAAGAGTAGCTGCCTACCTTAATAATCATATAATGCATGGATACACTAGTAGCGTATTTGCTAACTGAATGTGTACCCAATCATCTTTCATTATAGGTGCAATGTTGTAGTGTGTATTGTTATTCCCCTAACAGTTGATGGTGTGTTGTATGCTTAGATTTCTTGATGACATCAAAGCACAGTAATAAATACTGTGCAGCTCTAAAGCAACCCGGAAAATACCCAGTTGATTATAGAGCTGCGTACATGCACACTTGCTGTTTGTCACATGTCCCATAATTAATgtctgcctataattatgctgtactgCATGATGACTACTATAACTGTGTGTGCTATAATTAGTAGATATGACATGCAACTACACCAGAAAGTAAAAGATCTAGTGGCTATATTGCTCTCGCCTCTCAAACAAGAACGTGGAGTGCCTTAATTTGTGTCTCCGTAATTTATTATTAGAATCATACTGCCACCAATTAACTGTATATGTCCCACatgaatacaataattatgcttactgTACCTACATGATGTGCATTTGCTTATTTGCATTTGCATTATGAAAGGAAAACCAGCAAGCAACACGTAATTAGTTACTGTTGTCTGTTTTGAAAGCtgcgtatataattattgaaacctgtataattatgttttgtagTATACATGCCCCAATATATTTCTGCTCCTGGTATAAATTATTAGCGCTATATACACTGTATCATTATAGTCAGTTCAAACAATGTTCTGTGAGGTGGGGCACCTCGTGATGACAAGTGTGCAGGTAAATGCAGGGATGTTTGAGAATAAATGTGCTCCTGTTGATGAAACAAAAGATGCAGTTTCACAAAGACAGTGTACATCTGACCCATCTTGACGAAGAGTGCTAGTGTCTAACTTTTGTGGTGCTGGGTCATACTTACACGCCATGCTCAGTGTGTAGTATCCCTGTATGGCAAGATAGAATCATACACATAGCCAATTAGTTGCAACTTACTGATTTGTTCACTGGTAGGAATGATGTTGTACAAAATCTCCGGTACGCAGAACCAGATTGAGCACTAGTGCAGCTTTGTGTCTCCTGAGTGCAGTTCTGGTAGAGGTTCACTTGAGAGTTGACTCGAGTGGTTAGAGAGTTCACTGAAGACTGTGTGTTGTTCAATTGAGTCATGGTTACCCCATTGGTTGTGTTTAGAGAGCTCACTGAAGACTGTAGGCTGTTCAATTGAGTCATCGTTGCTCCATTGGTTGAGTTTAGAGAGCTCACTGAAGACTGTAGGCTGTTCAATTGAGTCACGGTTGCTTCATTGGTTGTGTTTAGAGAGCTCACTGAAGACTGTAGGCTGTTCAATTGAGTCATGATTGCATTGTTTGCTGTATGAATCGAGTTCTGTAGTATTATCTTCAATTTTGCAATTTCTGTTTTACTTGCTTCTTTCGTCTCGTTTAATTCCACCTGAAGCTCTTGGAAATCCATCATCAAGTTCTCCATGTCTTGGTTAGAGTCAACTACAGCATATGCCGACAATGCAATTGCTGCTACCATGGCAATGGCTAACAAGGATACCAAAGCGATGCACTTAGGCTTCTTTGTCTTCTTGGCAAAGCTGCTTGAAATCCTCTCAACTCTGACATCAGTTGGTTCAGCCGCCTTGTTTTGCAGCTGTATTTCCTCATACACTGGCAGTGTATAGTCCTCATAGCTAAGGTTCTTTTGCATGTTGAAAATTTAGGATTTGCACACACTGATTGTAATTGCTGGCTTGTTGTGGTTGATTACATAAGCTGCATGGTCTTGCTATAGAAAGCTTTCAACTTCTTAGGTATAGCATATCGTAACATCTTTAATTTATACAAACAATATAATTGCCGTTGAGACATGAAATGCAAATATTCTAAATCTATCCTAAACTTCTACTGTTTCAGTTTCAGTGTTTATCTTTATCTTTAGTGAGTAGAGACACTCGTTAGCTAGGGCATCTGGTGATCACTAGGGAACACGTATAGAAACGAACGACTGAATAACAGCATGTTGTAACCCTCCCAGTACTGACAGGTGGCATTGACATTGAATGGTTGAGCCACTTCTGCGCAAGATATGCGTCTCCTGAACATTGCTGTTATCTTTATACATACTTACTTATACACATAAAACTTAAATAAGGCAATGCGGCGGTTAGGAAAATTAGTAAGTAGCCCAGTggcaattcttgcaggcacTTTTGAAACATGgatattgtacatacatgcatgcatgcatgcacaggatAAACTTACTGCTTTGCTAATTGGTTCAAATTTCAAATACTGTTCCACACCCGCCCAATAAGTGTCTGTTGTTCTTGGGCCGATTGTGCAATTTCTTGTCTCCTGGATGCAGTTCTGGTAGAGGTTCACTGGAGAGTTGACCCGAGTGGTCAGAGAACTTACTGAAGACTCTAGGCTTTTTAATTGAGTCGTGGTTGCTCCATTGGCTGTGTTTAGAGATTTCACTGAAGTCTGTAGGCTGTTCAATTGAGTCGTGAAATTATTATCAGAGCATTTATTGAAGACTGTAGGTTTACCAACTGAGCCATATTTTTCATCAAATCGTCTGTTTCTATTCGTGTGAAATCTTCCTTCAATCTTGTAATATCCATCTTTGTTTTGTTTAATTGTAACATAAGCTCTTTGTTTTCTTCCATCAAGTTGTCCATGTCTTGATTAGAACTCACTAGAGCATACACAGACAATGCAATTGCTGCTACCATGGCAATGGCTAACAGGGATAGAACAACAACATGCAAAGGGACGCTAACGT
The Halichondria panicea chromosome 14, odHalPani1.1, whole genome shotgun sequence DNA segment above includes these coding regions:
- the LOC135347941 gene encoding uncharacterized protein LOC135347941 — its product is MEDNPLYEDSRLPVYEELQLGDKVEQCDVRVELTERSASNIPDNTNAAATSIKKETNLKAKCISLVIVLSLLAITMVAAIALSVYALVISNQGMDSVMLEFQELKMQLNKTKEEKTDGMNTVSIANLALLGNLLSSVNALNVTNSNFMAELNSLESSVSSLNRTNGAAVTQLNSLQSSVSSLNTTNQSTTTQLNSLQSSVSTLESVLNSLSPGQVVTTVNAISSLQSSVNSLTTRVNSPVNLYQNCTQETESCTSTQSGSAYRKFCTTPSLPVNKSGYYTLSMACKYDPSSGSLDTTGLHQSGSNVACLCVATADTAPTGAHVLTSFRTFTCTLVITRCPTSQNIV
- the LOC135347953 gene encoding uncharacterized protein LOC135347953, yielding MQKNLSYEDYTLPVYEEIQLQNKAAEPTDVRVERISSSFAKKTKKPKCIALVSLLAIAMVAAIALSAYAVVDSNQDMENLMMDFQELQVELNETKEASKTEIAKLKIILQNSIHTANNAIMTQLNSLQSSVSSLNTTNEATVTQLNSLQSSVSSLNSTNGATMTQLNSLQSSVSSLNTTNGVTMTQLNNTQSSVNSLTTRVNSQVNLYQNCTQETQSCTSAQSGSAYRRFCTTSFLPVNKSGYYTLSMACKYDPAPQKLDTSTLRQDGSDVHCLCETASFVSSTGAHLFSNIPAFTCTLVITRCPTSQNIV